In Artemia franciscana chromosome 4, ASM3288406v1, whole genome shotgun sequence, a single window of DNA contains:
- the LOC136025741 gene encoding uncharacterized protein LOC136025741, producing the protein MQIKYRKDTLFDLSSPLYTVAPSTFLNLVTFNLLTKPPDTATAPFLDVSTVHSRATSKPPIKTSRGCRSGKRVSERRNPLVEPSNLSALSDTRANVGRPTETSLTDLPVIERFDSLPVNDYANEPPPILRPVTFNAHRGLPNFLVCNTRSLCNKTADFEAVIRQKNIAIAAVTETWNLDENTGRVAGYSVFLNTRSNRGLSKLGGGVGLFVREDIPCKLLSDLANPDHEVIWAMCRPTYLPRLYSCIIVASVYYPKSAKNRRDLVCYLQKTVDVLRIHYSNPAFIIADDFSQTKKGWLSSSLSLKQVVHMPTHVSGSILDLILTNCVSYYCNPVSLGPVAKSDHFSILWKAHSSLPKPKLSHVVTRPLTDSAIRAYGQWIGNYDFPEVDGDSSIHEKTKRFSDILYSKYTEIFPTKSVTISEFDKPWITPAIKKLIRERCRLCSIGDVVNAKKLRNYTVTVIRKAKLQYGRLSVSPMRVSNPKKWHQSVRKMSGKSTTSSVRILDDSGKLLTATDVNSFFTEICTTNPPPTESQKADLLYGCSEEEVIEVTEEDVFKELIKIKPNSASYPSELPVKLVREYAPFIAKPLSVLINLCFMLGTFPDIWKKAYIRVIPK; encoded by the coding sequence atgcaaattaagtacaggaaagatactttatttgacctttcttcACCCCTGTATACAGTGGCGCCATCTACTTTTTTGAACTTGGTGACTTTTAATCTTCTGACGAAGCCACCAGATACTGCTACCGCCCCTTTTTTAGATGTCAGCACTGTTCACAGTAGAGCTACTTCTAAGCCTCCCATTAAAACGAGTCGCGGTTGCAGAAGTGGTAAACGCGTTTCTGAGAGGAGGAATCCCCTAGTGGAACCGAGTAACTTATCCGCTCTAAGTGACACCCGCGCCAATGTAGGCAGACCGACTGAAACGAGTCTCACAGACTTACCCGTAATCGAACGCTTCGACAGTTTGCCCGTTAACGACTATGCCAATGAGCCGCCTCCTATCCTAAGACCTGTTACATTCAACGCTCATCGTGGCCTTCCTAACTTCCTCGTTTGCAACACTAGATCGCTGTGCAACAAAACAGCAGATTTTGAAGCTGTTATTCGCCAGAAAAACATTGCCATAGCAGCCGTTACTGAAACATGGAACCTCGATGAAAATACAGGTCGTGTGGCTGGATACTCTGTGTTCTTGAACACTCGCTCTAATCGTGGTCTATCGAAACTTGGGGGCGGTGTTGGTCTGTTTGTAAGAGAAGATATACCCTGTAAACTCCTTTCTGATCTCGCTAATCCGGACCATGAAGTAATCTGGGCGATGTGCAGACCGACTTACTTGCCCCGCTTATACTCGTGCATAATTGTGGCATCAGTATATTACCCAAAAAGTGCAAAGAATCGCCGAGACCTTGTCTGTTACTTGCAAAAGACTGTTGATGTGCTTCGGATCCACTATAGTAATCCTGCTTTTATCATAGCAGACGACTTCAGCCAGACGAAAAAAGGCTGGCTTTCATCCAGTCTATCCCTTAAACAAGTGGTTCACATGCCTACTCACGTCTCAGGCAGCATTCTGGATCTCATTCTTACGAACTGTGTGTCCTACTACTGTAATCCTGTTTCTCTCGGACCAGTGGCCAAGTCCGaccatttttctattttgtggaAAGCCCATAGTTCATTGCCCAAGCCTAAACTAAGCCACGTGGTTACCCGCCCACTAACGGACTCTGCCATTCGAGCCTATGGTCAGTGGATAGGCAATTATGATTTCCCAGAAGTTGACGGAGATTCAAGCATCCACGAAAAGACTAAAAGATTCAGTGACATTCTGTACTCCAAATACACCGAAATCTTCCCCACCAAGTCAGTTACCATTAGTGAGTTTGATAAGCCATGGATTACCCCTGCCATAAAGAAACTCATCCGTGAGAGATGCCGCCTATGTTCTATCGGTGATGTAGTAAACGCAAAGAAACTACGAAATTACACCGTCACTGTAATACGGAAGGCCAAACTTCAATATGGCCGTTTATCAGTGTCACCTATGCGCGTCAGTAATCCAAAGAAATGGCATCAGTCTGTTCGAAAAATGTCGGGAAAATCCACTACCTCTAGTGTGAGAATATTGGACGATAGTGGCAAACTTCTCACTGCGACAGATGTGAACTCCTTCTTCACTGAAATCTGCACAACCAACCCTCCACCCACCGAGTCCCAAAAAGCCGATCTCTTGTACGGCTGCTCAGAAGAGGAAGTTATTGAAGTCACTGAAGAAGACGTcttcaaagaattaataaaaattaagccCAACAGTGCATCCTATCCTTCGGAACTTCCTGTAAAACTTGTTCGTGAATACGCCCCCTTCATTGCCAAGCCATTATCCGTGTTGATTAACCTGTGTTTCATGCTTGGTACTTTCCCAGATATTTGGAAAAAGGCATATATCCGGGTTATTCCGAAGTAG